One window of the Bos indicus isolate NIAB-ARS_2022 breed Sahiwal x Tharparkar chromosome 15, NIAB-ARS_B.indTharparkar_mat_pri_1.0, whole genome shotgun sequence genome contains the following:
- the LOC109569440 gene encoding olfactory receptor 5A1, whose amino-acid sequence MSTSRAWNGSSVTMFILLGFADHPQLQALLFVTFLGIYLVTLAWNQALIFLIRGDTRLHTPMYFFLGNLSFVDICYSSAVAPKMLSDFFRERKSISFLGCAVQFFFFVGAGLTECFLLTAMAYDRYAAVSSPLLYSAVMSQGLCTRLVVGAYVSGFLSSLVQSSSIFRLRFCGPNLIDHFFCDLPPVLALSCSDTFYSEVVNFLVVAVVGGTSFLILLVSYGHIVATVLKIRSVEGRRKAFHTCASHLMVVTLLFGTALFMYLRPSSSYSFGRDKVVSVFYSLVIPMLNPLIYSLRNKEIKDALWKMLGKKKVFS is encoded by the coding sequence ATGTCCACATCTAGGGCCTGGAATGGCTCGTCGGTGACCATGTTCATCCTCCTGGGGTTTGCAGACCATCCACAACTGCAGGCCCTCCTCTTTGTGACCTTCCTGGGCATCTACCTGGTGACCCTGGCCTGGAACCAGGCCCTCATCTTTCTGATCAGAGGTGACACCCGTCTACACACGCCGATGTACTTCTTCCTCGGCAACCTGTCCTTCGTTGACATCTGCTACTCTTCCGCAGTGGCTCCCAAGATGCTCTCCGACTTCTTCCGGGAACGGAAGAGCATTTCCTTTCTGGGCTGCGCCGTTCAGTTCTTCTTCTTCGTGGGCGCAGGTCTAACCGAGTGCTTCCTGCTGACGGCGATGGCGTACGATCGCTACGCAGCCGTCTCCAGCCCCCTGCTCTACTCCGCCGTCATGTCCCAGGGCCTCTGTACACGCTTGGTGGTTGGAGCCTATGTCAGCGGCTTCCTGAGCTCCCTGGTCCAGTCCAGTTCCATATTTCGGCTCCGTTTCTGCGGACCCAACCTCATCGACCATTTCTTCTGTGACCTCCCCCCAGTCCTGGCACTTTCTTGCTCCGACACCTTCTACAGTGAAGTGGTGAATTTCCTCGTGGTGGCCGTTGTTGGGGGAACGTCATTCCTCATCCTTCTTGTCTCCTACGGTCACATAGTGGCTACCGTCCTGAAGATCCGCTCGGTGGAAGGTCGCAGGAAAGCCTTCCACACGTGCGCCTCGCATCTGATGGTGGTGACTCTGTTGTTTGGGACGgcccttttcatgtacctgcgGCCTAGCTCCAGCTACTCGTTTGGCAGAGACAAGGTGGTATCTGTGTTCTACTCACTGGtgatccccatgctgaacccgCTCATTTACAGTTTGAGGAACAAAGAGATCAAGGATGCCCTGTGGAAGATGCTGGGGAAAAAGAAAGTGTTTTCCTAG